The following nucleotide sequence is from Alteromonas sp. V450.
GGCTTCTGTTGAACTACATAATCGTTTGTCTTTGCCTGATTTTGTGAGGCGTTATGTTTATGTGTCCTCAAGCACACAGGCATCAAATATCGGGTTACCTGAATTGGCGTATGCTTTTGATATCAGTGTGGCTACGCTTAAGCGGAAATTAAAGGAATACGGTACTAGCTATCGCGCGCTGTGTGAAGAAGTACAGCGCAATCATGCACTTTTGCTTCTGTCGGTTCAAAAGGTCAGTAATGAGGCAGCGGCCAATTCAATGGGAATTAACGATTTACCTAACTTTAGACGTACGGTAAAAAGGCTTACCGGTAAAACTCCTAGCGAACTGAGAATTTAACGAGAATGACTAAAGTGTGCCTATGCACATTCCTGCGTAAAAGATCTATGCCACAAAGATATGCAATACGGCTGTAAAAAAGACCTATGCCACAAAGCTATGCGATAAAGCTATAAAAAAGAACTAGGCCACACCGCTATGCAATAAGGCTAAAAAACTAGGCTAAACACGCCTTCAACTGCCAAACGGCTGTCGTCTCATCTAATCAGAAATTCAAAATCTGAGTTAATGGCGGCGTTTTGCACAATGCAGGTGAGAGAGTCGTTAGAAAGTAAATCCCTTTTCAATGTCGCAAAAAACTTTTATCCTTTGCTGCTTTAGCTTTTTACGGTTCAAGACCGTCACAATATGGTTTCGTTGAAGCTTTTTTACGCATTCGCAACCGGCAGGTGGCTTTTCCGCGTAGCCTTTAAACTTTTGCAGTCACGCAATAAAACCCAAAAGAGAGTGTTCTGTGCACGAAAATAATGACATTGCACCAAATTCTATCGCACCCAACCCGCTAGGTTTAACGCCAATTTTGCTTTTTGTGATTCTTGTTGTCGTGACAGGCGTTACTACAAACGATATTACCGCAATGCCCATTTTGGTTGCGTTTTTTATCAGCGCTGGCTACGGCCTATGTTTAAACCCGAAAGGGAAAAAGGTCAGCTTCCCTGAAAAAGTACAAACGTTTTGTAAAGGCGGGGGCGATAAAAACATTATTCTCTTGGTGCTTATATTCCTGTTAGCCGGTGCATTCTATGCGGTAACTATTGATATTGGCGCACGAGATGCCACGGTTAATATGGCACTACAATTTGTGCCTTCCGCACTTATACTGCCAGGCCTGTTTTTGATTTGCTGTTTCATATCATTTTCAATGGGCACATCCATGGGCACCATTACCGCGCTCTCGCCCATAGGTGCAGGTCTTGCCGCAAGCTTAGGACTGCCGGTGGAAATGGCGCTAGGTATTGTTGTGGGGGGCGCAATGTTTGGTGATAACCTTTCGTTTGTTTCAGACACCACCATTGCTGCAACCCGTACCCAAGGCGTACAACTAAAAGACAAGTTCAAGGCAAACTTAATGGTTGCTGTGCCGGCGTGCATCGTCACCATGGCGTTGCTGCTTATGGTAGATGTTGATACTTCAGGTATTGTTGAAGGTGGCAGCTACGATTTTTGGCGCATAGTACCGTACTTGTGCATTATCGCTTTTGCGCTAACAGGGTTTAACGTCATTAGCGTACTTGCAGTGGGAATTGCCAGTGCCTGTGTAGTAGGCTTGCTACAAGGCAGCTTTACGCCACTTTCAATGATGCAGAGCATTCAAAAAGGGATGGGCTGGATGCAGGACTTAGCTATGATTGCCATAACCATAGGCGGTATTGTAGCGCTTATGCACGCTAACGGCGGTATAACCTGGTTAATAGAACGCTTGACCCGCAAAGTTACCTCAAAGAAAGGCGCTGAGTTTAGTATTGCTGGCTTGGTTAGCTTTTTGGACATTACAACGGCGAACAACACTATTGCGATAGTTACCGCAGGCCCAATTGCTAAAGACCTGAACGAAAAATACGGTGTTGACCCTCGTCGTACCGCATCACTTTTGGATATCTTTTCGTGCAGTTTCCAAGGTTTGGTCCCTTACGGTGCGCAGCTTTTAAGTGCCGCTGCCGTAGTGGGTATTTCACCTTTGGCCATTACGCCGTACTGCTGGTACCCCATGCTGATTTTTGTGTTTGGTGTGGCGGCCATTTGGTTCGGTTTTCCCCGTTTTAAAACGCCCCAAGACGATGAATTAACCCAAAGCGCTTAAATTCTCGTAACGCTTAACACACTGGCTTTTTAGGGCGGTATCTTCTAGGATCACCGCCCGAATTTTATTGATGATTAGAAACACGCTTTAGGATGTCACTTTGTCTTCACCACTTGCAATAAAACCTCTTTACAACAAACTAGATGATTGTTTGAGCGCAGATAAATTTCGCTTGAAACGCCGCATTACGCAGCTTGCACAAAAAGTGAATGATAAATCTGGTGTTGAAGGAAAAGGCGGGGAGAAAAAAGCTGCTAATCCCAAAGCTTCAAAACGTGACAGCGCGGTTAGCGAAGATAGTTTAAAAGCGCAGTTTGAAAAGCTCGAAGGCGACATCAATGCATCGATAGAAAAGCGTAATTGGCGTAAAGACAACCTACCCAAAGTTGAATACCCACCGCTGCCGGTTAGCGATAAAAAAGAAGATATCAAAGAAGCGATTGCGAATAACCAAGTGGTTATCGTGGCCGGTGAGACTGGGTCGGGTAAAACTACGCAGCTACCTAAGATATGCTTAGAGTTAGGTCGCGGTGTAAATGGCATGATAGCCCACACCCAGCCAAGACGGTTAGCGGCGCGAAGTGTAGCCACGCGTATAGCCGAAGAGCTAAACACGCCACTTGGCGAAAAGGTAGGTTTTAAAATTCGCTTTAGCGATCAGGTAAGCGAGCGAAGCTACGTAAAACTTATGACCGACGGTATGCTGTTAGCTGAAATGCAGCAAGACCGTTTCTTAAATCAGTACGATACTATCATCATCGATGAAGCCCACGAGCGAAGCCTTAATATCGACTTTTTGTTAGGCTATTTGCGTCAGCTTTTAGACAAACGCCCTGATTTAAAACTCATCATTACTTCTGCCACCATCGACCCAGAGAGATTCTCAAAGCATTTTAATAATGCGCCGATTATCGAAGTGAGCGG
It contains:
- a CDS encoding Na+/H+ antiporter NhaC family protein, with amino-acid sequence MHENNDIAPNSIAPNPLGLTPILLFVILVVVTGVTTNDITAMPILVAFFISAGYGLCLNPKGKKVSFPEKVQTFCKGGGDKNIILLVLIFLLAGAFYAVTIDIGARDATVNMALQFVPSALILPGLFLICCFISFSMGTSMGTITALSPIGAGLAASLGLPVEMALGIVVGGAMFGDNLSFVSDTTIAATRTQGVQLKDKFKANLMVAVPACIVTMALLLMVDVDTSGIVEGGSYDFWRIVPYLCIIAFALTGFNVISVLAVGIASACVVGLLQGSFTPLSMMQSIQKGMGWMQDLAMIAITIGGIVALMHANGGITWLIERLTRKVTSKKGAEFSIAGLVSFLDITTANNTIAIVTAGPIAKDLNEKYGVDPRRTASLLDIFSCSFQGLVPYGAQLLSAAAVVGISPLAITPYCWYPMLIFVFGVAAIWFGFPRFKTPQDDELTQSA